The following coding sequences are from one Gossypium hirsutum isolate 1008001.06 chromosome A12, Gossypium_hirsutum_v2.1, whole genome shotgun sequence window:
- the LOC107927169 gene encoding uncharacterized protein yields the protein MESASLSSSSFLPSLHSRKMFTPRWHDKRSRCSLVFAAGRESQQWNHNGQLVNESLIVLRKRIHDMKIIERNYEPPADWMEWEKQYYTSYNEFICQIVGLLQSYLMNTKPSLALGILALVTIYLQASIIMDLVHLVQAANGILSTIGFH from the coding sequence ATGGAATCAGCTTctctttcttcctcttctttcctTCCATCTCTACATTCCCGGAAAATGTTTACCCCACGGTGGCACGATAAAAGGTCTCGCTGCAGTCTGGTTTTTGCAGCCGGAAGAGAGTCTCAACAATGGAATCACAATGGACAACTAGTGAATGAAAGCTTGATCGTGTTAAGGAAACGGATTCATGATATGAAGATTATTGAGAGAAATTATGAGCCACCGGCGGATTGGATGGAGTGGGAGAAGCAGTATTATACATCGTACAACGAGTTCATTTGCCAAATTGTGGGGTTATTGCAATCGTATTTGATGAATACCAAACCTAGCTTGGCTCTTGGGATTTTAGCGTTGGTTACAATCTACTTGCAAGCATCCATAATCATGGATTTAGTGCACTTGGTTCAGGCTGCCAATGGAATCTTGTCTACTATCGGTTTCCATTGA